In Fragaria vesca subsp. vesca linkage group LG5, FraVesHawaii_1.0, whole genome shotgun sequence, the genomic stretch CATAAGGAAATTTAAAAAAAACAAAAATTTTAATTTTTTTTTTTTTTTGGAAAGATCAATGTTACTGAAAGTAAAGATCGATCTTTTCTAAAATCCTGAAAAAAAGCTGCTCTTAGTGACTCCCTAAAAAAAAGCTGCTCTTAGTGACTCCTGAAATCCTTAAAAAAAGCCACTCTCAAGTATAAGAGTTAAGTAATAGTAAAGGGATTTAAGAAAGTTGTCGACATGAGGATTGGATTCATTTCACTAGCTAGGGTGTTAACCTTAAGAGAGCTAAAATGTGCAAATATACAATCACAAACCTAAACACACAAGGAAATCTAGGCTCATGGTGAGTATGTGCGTTGTGGAAGTAATGATTTGATTTTTGGGTTTTTTAAGTTGTGAACTAAACTAAACTAAATGCTTAAATATAAACTAAATTACTCTAAAGTAAACTAGTGATCTAATGGATGGTGTTAGAATTTGAATTGTCAACCACTAACCTCTCTTGCAAGTACTGATGTAAATTAATATGAATGATACTGAGCTAATCAACCAATTTTTCTCATTGCATCTCTCTCGGGTATGACAAGGGACATGCTTCATTTGTGGTATTAAGCAACCTCTCTCGGGTGTAGTACTTAATTATCTAAATCATGCATTTCAATCCGGTTATGCATCTAGTGCATTACCCTAATTGCATAAAGTTTGGAGATGAAGAAACTATGCAAACCAACCAAGCTTATTTCTAAGTAATTGTAATTCACAACCCCTACATGCACACCTAGTGTGCTTTCATGTTTTAACATTCAAAGGTTACCAAGCTCTAAATATTATCATATAATGGCAAACACACATACTCAAAGTGGTAAATTATAAGCATATGCATTCAACTCTTGAATTAGCATGTAGGAATATTAACTAAAATTGCATCACATCATAAAATAGCATCAATCCATACAAGATTGGTTAGGGCTTTCAACCCTAACCCTAACAAAGTACTACCAACTCATAATTACTAAACAAATTTCATAACCAAATTAAACATCAAATTGAATCTAGAGTAAAAAGGATAGAGTTGGCTTAATGGTATGTCGATTTGTCCCCAAGCTCACGTCTTGGTGGTGGTGGTAATGGTGTGATTCCCTCTCCTTCTTGCTCTTGAAGGTTTGATGATGAAAGGTAGTGAAGCTTGATCTATACTTTAGGTGAATAGGTGGAGTGGATGGAGAAAATGATAGAGAAAAGAGAGTGGAGAAATGATGTAATAGTGGTGGTGTTAATGGAGGTTTAATATTAGAGATGGTGGTGGTGATGGAGGAGATGGAGTTTTGTGGGTGAGGTAGAGGAAGAATATGAGTTTGAATTTTCGGGAGGAGGAGATGGAAGTTTTCTGGTGGAGATAGAGGAAAAGAGAGAGAATGGGTGAATTAGTGAATGGTTAGATGATTGTGAATGATGAATGCTTAAATAAAAGGAGAGATGAGTGTAAATGTGTAAGAGAGAGAAGCAAATCAGCTCCTCTCCTTGTTCTCACATAAGGGAGATNNNNNNNNNNNNNNNNNNNNNNNNNNNNNNNNNNNNNNNNNNNNNNNNNNNNNNNNNNNNNNNNNNNNNNNNNNNNNNNNNNNNNNNNNNNNNNNNNNNNNNNNNNNNNNNNNNNNNNNNNNNNNNNNNNNNNNNNNNNNNNNNNNNNNNNNNNNNNNNNNNNNNNNNNNNNNNNNNNNNNNNNNNNNNNNNNNNNNNNNNNNNNNNNNNNNNNNNNNNNNNNNNNNNNNNNNNNNNNNNNNNNNNNNNNNNNNNNNNNNNNNNNNNNNNNNNNNNNNNNNNNNNNNNNNNNNNNNNNNNNNNNNNNNNNNNNNNNNNNNNNNNNNNNNNNNNNNNNNNNNNNNNNNNNNNNNNNNNNNNNNNNNNNNNNNNNNNNNNNNNNNNNNNNNNNNNNNNNNNNNNNNNNNNNNNNNNNNNNNNNNNNNNNNNNNNNNNNNNNNNNNNNNNNNNNNNNNNNNNNNNNNNNNNNNNNNNNNNNNNNNNNNNNNNNNNNNNNNNNNNNNNNNNNNNNNNNNNNNNNNNNNNNNNNNNNNNNNNNNNNNNNNNNNNNNNNNNNNNNNNNNNNNNNNNNNNNNNNNNNNNNNNNNNNNNNNNNNNNNNNNNNAAAGAAGAAGAGAGAGAGAGAGAGAGAGAGAGAGAGAGAGAGACACACACACACACACAAAGTTGTGTGTGTGTGAAAGAGAGAGAGATAGATAAACAGAGCTCTGTAAATCCATACCCTTTTTGTTCTTCTTCTTCTTCTTCTCCTTTGTTGATATTGTTGTTGTTGATGTGCGTCTTAGATTAGATTAGTCTTCTCCCCCATTTGATCAGAGAACCAATCGAGGTTGTTTGTTCCACAACACTCTGCAATCGAAACCCGGTTCTTTCGTTTGTTGTTTGTTTCCAATTGTTTGGTCGTGGCCGTACAATGGAGAGGTACGGTCGGAGCATGGAAGGGTCGCAATCGGATCCGTCGCCGGAGTGGACCGCTCCGGGACCTAAGACTGGCCTTGAAGGTGAGACATGTTTTGTTTTCCTGTTTCAAGTTTCTGACCCTGGATTTCAATTTGGATTGAATTTGGGGTGTGGATTTGCTGGGATTTTGGGGTGAATGTGATTTCAACAGTTTCGGCCGAATATCGAAAATATCGTGAAATATCGATAGTTTCGGACCAAAAATTCTGGGGTGAGAAAAAAATTTCGGTGTGTGAAAAAAGCGATATTTCCGACGATATTTCGGCCAAAATATCGATTTTTTCTTCCTTGGCTAAAAGTACCCAAAAGCAAAGCTAAAAGGTAAGAAAATGATGACATATGTGGGACAAGGAAATGATGCTTAAAACATGACGATGAAGCCTACTAGTACATAACATGTTTTTGTTAGAGATTATGAGGGACCTTTGGATAATAACAAGAAGATGTATGATGGTGTGGGAAAAATGAAAAATGGATGGAGTTGGTTTTGAACCAAAAAGACTTGGGATTTGGTTATGATAGAATGATGGAGAATGTTATGAATCTTTGGATTGCTAGTGGTCTCTTTTCGCTAATGGCTATTTGGAAGACTAGAATAAGCTTTGTTTTCAGAATAAAGAGCTTTCACTCATGAGGATTTTTCGCTCAATTAAAACTTTGATCCATTTTATTGCTCCACACATGCCTGGGCATGCTACTGGGATCTTGGACAATAAGTTACTAATGTGGTTGCATGTCACTCCAATGTCGAAAATTCAGCGAGTTCCACATCTTGTTATATAGCATCCTTCTCTTATTTTTTGGTTAAAACTTAATACAGACGGTCTTGCCTTGCAGCTTGTGGTGGTGTTTTCAGGGATAGTTTTGAGAATTTCATTGGAGGTTGTTGTCAAGGACTAGGTAAACAAAGTGTTTTTTCTCTGAGTTAATGGCGGTCATTATTGGAGTTGAATTGGCTTTTCAATTGGGGTGACATCATATTTGGCTTGACAGTGATTCAACTAGTGTTTTGGCTTGTGTCTCTTCCGCTTCTTTTAATCCACCATGGCCACTGCATATCTTATGGGTCAATTGCCTTGAACGAATTTGTGCCATGAATTTCTTTATTCTCATATATATTCTTCGTACGTGAGGGTAACGCAATGGCTGATAAAATAACGAGTTTCGATTTGACATCCACATCTTTAATTTGGTATGATTCTCCCCCGGCTGAACTTCTCTCATTTTTGCATATGGATGCAATGGGTAATCCATACCATAAGGCGGGTTAATATGTTTGGAGCTTATCCCATTTCATGTTGCCGCATTCACTTTGGGGAATGGAGAAGGCCAAGTTAAAAACTTTTAGCCTTATTGTTGACTAGAATGGACTACTTGTGTTATTTTCTTATGTTTTTTTTTTTTCCGGTTTTGTACAAGAGATGGGTATACCCTATTCTCTTTTTATTTGTTCCGTCATGTATTTTTACTTTCAGACATTGTAATTTTTATAGTTATTTAAATAAAATCCGGACGTGGGGCTGAGCCTCCCAGCTAGGCTGGGTTCCAAACCCTTTTCAAGAAAAAAAGAAAAAAGAATGATGGTGAATGAATGTAATAAAATGAGTACAATGTCACACCTTCTTCCTCCTCCATGAATATGGTCGGAAAAGACATGACACCACCGTGAGTGGTGGTGTGCCGCTACTTGTGACGCCAATAGTGGTGGTTCGTTGGATACGAAAATTTACGTTTTGCTCCACCTTGGACCGTCGTTCTTCCTAGCTTTGCATCTCCATATTAATGCCAAAAATGCATGTTTGCATCACTCTTACAATATTCGTAGATAAATAGAAAATGATTTAGTGAAAGCTAAAATGAACTTAAAAAAAAAAAGCAAATTCAATATTAAGGGAAATGAAAATATGTGTAAAATATGAGAAATTTTTAGATGCTCTAGGAGGATCACGTAGCAGCATGACGTGGTCCTATATTCTACTTAAATATTGACACGTGGATTTATTATAATTAAAATATAAACTAAGGTTTTCTATTTTTTGTGAAATAACATTCATGGGTCTATGTTGAGTTTAGGGTTAGGGTTAGGGTTTAGGGTTTAGGTTTAGGTGTTAGGGGTTAGGGTTTTGGGTATAAGATTTAGAGTTTTGGGTCTAGGGTTTAGAGTTTATAGTTTAGGGTTTAAAAAGCAACAACAAACCCAAAATTGTCTTTGACAAAATAGCTGATGTAATTTTTTCTTAATAAAATCCATATGTCAATATTTGATTAGAATGTAGGACCACGTCATACTACCACGTGGTCCTCCCGTAACGTTGAATTTTTTTTTGTAAAATATGGTCTAACATATGTCCTGATTGAATAGACTACTCTAAATTGTTTACTCATTCGCTTCAAACAAATTAATTACCAATTAATAATTTCCATATATCTTGTTTGATGCGATTGAATGAATATTTTTGTTTAGATTAATCGTTTATGCAAATGTCATAATTTCTGTTTGTTAACTAAATTTGATATTTAATGAAATCGATCTATCTCATAACGAATACATGAAACTTAAGGTGGCGTTCGGTAATGTTTTCATGCTCTTGTTGTTTCATTTTTGAAAATGAAAATGTGATGAAAATGTTTTCGGTGAGACAATTTCAAAAACGTGAAAAATGAAAAATGAAAATATTTTCAACTTTTACAAAGAAAAGCTAAAAACATCAATTTGATGGTTTCACTTTTTCATTTTTCTAGTGTATAAAATATGGAAAGTATTTTTCATAGTTAACTACCGAGTACATTTTCAAAACTGAAAATAATAATCTCATTTCTCATTTTTCTTTTTTAAAATTATTTTTGAAAACTGTTTTTAAAAACGTTACCGGACATGCCCAATTCTGTGTTTTCGAAATGGAAACAACAGTATCTATCCTTACTAGAATTTACATAAACTGAAATTGAATGAAAACTTAAACGAATAACTTAGAGTTATCCACTGTGATCTTCTAATGTCTTAGAGTGTCTTTAATCTTCTGTTGACGCGCTTTGAGTGCCTTTAATCTTCGGTTGATGCACTTGTCATTTGGAAACTTGCTGGTGAACTTGGATCAACATTTTAGTTCTTCTCCGTGTTACACCTTTTGATTTCTTTAAGTTGATGGGACTGATTGTTGAGAAAAGTGTGTGTACAAGCAGGGACCAAAACATGTTATGTAGGTTAGCCATGTTTGGCAGTTACTTCCATCAAACAACTGCCTAACCATTCTACCATTCTAACTGCTATTTCAAATTTGTCTTAATCAGTTTTATCCTAATAACTGTATTGAATTGAATTTGAATTTGAATTCAAACGTAAATAAGTTAATATTGTAAACTGTTATGATTTGTACTTGTCTGCAATATTCCTTATGATATTGGAATCCAAGGAGCCTTTCTAGTGAGGACCTCTATAATGAGGACTAGTTGATGATTTTTCGGTTTATAGTTTAAAAAACTCATTTTTTGATCACATCTTCGCATCTCATCCGTTCAGTTTTTAAGTTTATATGAATAGATTTCAGCTAAATCGGCGATCGTTAATGTAACAAACTAAATTAAATTAATGGACAAACCAAATCTGTCAAACATGAATCGTTAAAATTTATAATTGATAAATCACACTTATGAATGCCTTAACGGTTTTCAATATGACTGACAATTTACAGAAATGATATACTCATAAATACCTATAGACTGAACGGTTAAGATACATATATAAGATAAAAAAAAAGATAAGCCGAAAAGTCGTCAATTAGTCATCAACTTAAAAATTCTCATTAGAATGGCTCACTTGAAATCTAAGTTGCACGGACACGGACACAAACACGGCGACCCGACACGGCGACACGGTGAAACTCAAAAACTGAGTTTCCGACACGGCAAACAAAATTATATATTTATGTATTTTTAATAAATAAAAAATATACTAAAATATGAAATAAGTTCATTACATTACCAAATAAAGTTCTAAATTCAATCTATTTCATAACCATAAGAAATAAGTCAAGTGGATAATTAATAACATTAAAAGTAGCAGACCTCTAGCACCTAAAAACTTTAGCAATAGCTTGTTTTCAAACAGGACAATCTCTAACACAGTAGCACCTAATAGACAAGAAGATGAACTAATATAATTATCATATCCATAATCCATCCAAACTTGTTATTCCATAATTGATCTAATATACAATGAATAGAAAATTTAGGTATTTTTTTTTTTTTTTTTAAGTTCTGAAACGCTGATGTGGCGTGTTGTAATGCCGTGTCGGGGCCGGTCAACGTGTCTGAAAAGTCAACTTTTTCGGACACGCCACATCGCGTGTCAGACACATATTTTGCCGTGTCGGGTGCCGTGGAGTGTCCGTGCAACATAGCTTGAAATCCATTACCAGTTACATAAGTGACTGAACTCTACTTAAATACAATAATGTCTAGTTCTTAAAGGAGTCTTGACACTTTTGAGTCCATAAAGGATGTCCCAAGCAAATATGTAAAACGCATCCGACCAAGTGTCGTACTCCGTTATATTTTGCTGTGAGCCTGTGACCATTGCTTGGGATTTCCTACGTCAACTCTCAATTTCTATCTCGCATGGTCGGTACGCAAGTAGTCGGGTAAGTCCTCTTTCCTCTCTCTATCTCTCTGTATTCTTCTGATATTAGAACTTGATGATTTGCTATGTTTTGCATGTTCTGCTAATCATGTTGCTTTGTTCAATAAGTTTTTGGGTGGTTTGGGGTTTCTGATGATTCACTGTTTTTGTCCGATCGGGTTCTGTAGATTTTTTACTATCATTCAATCATTGATGAATCGGCAACTTTTAGCATAGATGGTCTGTCTCAGCCTCTAGATTGAAAAATTGGTAGTTAATCTTCGCAGTGAGGAGTGCTCTGGATTAGGTATCTGCTCTGGATTAGGTATCTGTCAGTGACTGCTATTGGAGCAAAGCAAAATCCTTGATAACATGCTGAGTCTTTGTCTTAAATCATCTAAAGTTTGCTCATCAGCTGAAATGGTAGGAGACAATGAAGATCTCCTTAGAGAAATTCTTTTACGTGTGCCAGCTCAACCTCTGGTTCGCTTCAAATGTGTCTCCAAATATTGGCTCTCTTTTATCTCCAACCCCATATTCTGTGACGCCCACACGCGCCGTAACGCAAACCCCAAGGTCTCGGGTTTCTTCTATAACGAAACTACATCAAACCCTGGTTTAAAGTTCATCTCTCTTTGTAACAAGGAAAACAACCCGTCTGGCTCGAAAGCTCTCAGGTTCGTCGTCCCGGACTCGACAAATGTGAAGATTTTGCACTCCTGCAATGGCTTGCTCTTGTGCTCTATTAATGGACAAAAAATTGCAACTGGAACATATCCAATCCGAAAATATTGTGTCATCAATCCTACAACAAGCCAGATTAAGCAACTACCTCGTGCATATGCTCCTAAAAGATCTAAATGGACTCATCTTATTGGTGCTGCTTTGGCTATTGACCCTTCTAAGTCGCCTCATTAAAAGGTTGTGTGCGTGATTAGCTATTCAACATTTATTCAAGCTATGTTATATTCATCAGAGACTCAAAAATGGAAGATTCAAGGGTCTGCTAGAAGTTCATGGCCAGCTGACCTCGACTACAAACATGGTGTTTACTGCAACGGCGGAATCCATTGGATACGTGACAGAGATGATCAATTGTCACGCTATGACATAGATAAAGACTTCCCTAGATTGGTGTCTAATCCTTCTGGTCACGGTTTGATGCATGAAAGGAAGTTCAGATATTTTGGGGAGTCTCGTGGCCATTTGCAGCTTATTGATATTTATAAATCATGTGTTACTGAATTTGATGTCATGGAGATGGGAAAGGACGACTCTGGCTGGTTTGTCAAGTACCATGTTGATCTTAATCCCATAGGCACTGTGTTTCCTGAGGTGGTATGCGACCATCTTCACCTTGCTATCTATGACTGTTATTCATGCTGTGTTCTGTTTCTAGCTCGAGAAGAAACTGAAGAGAACTCATCTATTTTGCTGCACATTCCGATGGGAATCATCTCATATAATGTAAGTGACAAGACAGTTAAGAAGCTTAATGACTTAATCCCCAAAGGTAGTGAGACTATGGGATCATTGCAACCGGGATGGGGAGATGCTTGTCCTCATATAGCGACTTTGGCTCGTGTTTAACGGGATTTCTCTCCTCTATTTGTGTGATTTGCTATTGGTTGTAAGATTCATAAGTTCTAATATCAATACTGTCTAATTAATGTTTTTGACATCATCGTAATGGTATATCATTTCATTGCTTCTTTGATCTTGGTTCAGCTATATTGCTTGTGGTTAGCTATTGATTCAGAATTTCAGATAACTGTATATATCTAGGTTCTTCAGATTATTGATGCCAGTTATAAGGTGGGAAAGTTGAGTTACTAACTGGGGTTAATTACTTATGCCTGTTGTGTACTTCCACTTCTTATGGAAGAAAATAGGAGGATCTAATTGTGTTATACAGTTATACTGTTATTGCTCTAACTATGGTGATGCCTTGTATTTAAACCCCTTGTACATGCTGTTGTGAATATGTTTTGGCCGTTTCAAAGATGTTGTGAGGTGAACAATATACGTGCCAATAATCAGCAACAATGTTACTGCTATTATCCTGGTTTGAACCTAACTTCTGTTTATGCACTTAGTTAAGAACTTATGATTTAAGAGTGTAGTCAGAAACTCACAATTTCTTTCATCCTTGGTTTCTCCAAGCTAGCGTTACTTTCTTTGGATTTTAACTTCTGTTGGTTATGAGTTACTAAGATGGACTTCTGTTGAGAAATCCTCTTATGAACCTACAGCAGTACTCAGCAGTTGCTGAAATTCTGGCGAATGACCAATGTCTCTGGTGATTATGTCAAGTAACAGATCGTAAATAAGCCGGCTTTTGTTACAGATTGACATATTTGCAAGTTTTGAATTCTACATGAGTTTTAAAGGGTTAGAGTCGTTAGATTGTCCTATCTCCTTCACCCAATTTGTTGAGCTTTGTTGCTCTTCAGTTTCTGAATGCCAAGTGCATGTTCTTATTTTGAGAACTTTGGAAAACTTATTCTCAAAGCAAGCGAACGTAAAAGGACTCGAACCGCTGACATCCGGTAAACTACTGCCTCTCAGTCCTGCAACTAACTCTACCACTAAGCTCAACGATAAACAGTAGCACCTCCCTGAACACAACTCACAGCATTCATCTTATACTGTTTTCTAAAGAAAGGTGAAACATAAGTAAGATGAACACAGACAGTATGACTAAAACTGGCAACTTGTTACTCCACCAACCCGATCTATTATATTTTCAGTGCTGTTCACGTGATTAGTTAGCGACTAAGTGATTCATAGTCAATCATCTTTGTAGGTTTGATGTTGGAGTTTTGGTCAAAGACCGAGAACCATTGGCCCAATATGCTATAGTTTTGGTCAAGGCCCAATGTGTTCGAGTCGACGAGTATATATACACACAAATCGTCTTTACCGAGTAGTCACACTCTTCATCATCAGATTCAGAAGCTGCAAAAACCCCCTGAAGAAAAAAGCAATGGAGGCTCCAGAATCTTCACCCTCGCCGGCCGAAACCATCGCCAACCACGACGACCTCCTCTCACAGATCCTCCTCCGCGTCGAAGCCAAGTCCCTCCTCCGCTACAAATGCGTCTCCAAGCACTGGCTCTCCCTCATTTCCAGCCCCAAATTCCGCGACCGCCACACCCTCCGAAACCCTACCCCTCCTCTCTCCGCCTTCTTCTTCCTCGCCACCTCCCAACGCCTCACCTTCGTCTCCCTCTCCGGATCCCTCTCCTATCCCCTCGATTCACTCCCGGAGCTCCGACGAGCCAAGATTCTCCAGTCCTGCAATGGCCTGCTGCTTTTCGGCTCCGGCGGACAGGAAGCAAGCTATTATGTAGTCAATCCGACTACTTTTCAGTTCTCGAAACTTCCGTCAACTCCTTATGCTTATCAATTTGATGATTGTTTGGGTGTTGCTATTGCTTTTGATCCTTGTAGAACTGGTAAAGTTGAATATCATGCGGTTGCGGTTTGGTTGATTAGTCCGAATAGCTTAGGGATTGGGATGTATGCATCGGAGAGTAGGAGTTGGAGTTCGGTGTTGAATGTAGTCGAGTTCATGCAGGAACAATTTGAAGTGGACTTCCGCCGCGGAGTGTACTGCAATGGAGCAATTCATTGGCTGACACACAAGGATGAGCTGTTTTATTGTCACATTGGTGATTGTGTTGACGAAAAGGGGGTGAGGGGTGGACTTCTGGCTAGTCCTGTGAGTT encodes the following:
- the LOC101299198 gene encoding F-box protein At5g07610-like; the encoded protein is MLYSSETQKWKIQGSARSSWPADLDYKHGVYCNGGIHWIRDRDDQLSRYDIDKDFPRLVSNPSGHGLMHERKFRYFGESRGHLQLIDIYKSCVTEFDVMEMGKDDSGWFVKYHVDLNPIGTVFPEVVCDHLHLAIYDCYSCCVLFLAREETEENSSILLHIPMGIISYNVSDKTVKKLNDLIPKGSETMGSLQPGWGDACPHIATLARV
- the LOC101308577 gene encoding F-box protein At5g07610-like, encoding MEAPESSPSPAETIANHDDLLSQILLRVEAKSLLRYKCVSKHWLSLISSPKFRDRHTLRNPTPPLSAFFFLATSQRLTFVSLSGSLSYPLDSLPELRRAKILQSCNGLLLFGSGGQEASYYVVNPTTFQFSKLPSTPYAYQFDDCLGVAIAFDPCRTGKVEYHAVAVWLISPNSLGIGMYASESRSWSSVLNVVEFMQEQFEVDFRRGVYCNGAIHWLTHKDELFYCHIGDCVDEKGVRGGLLASPVSLVFDREYRYFGESCGHLQLIDVFKPCVTQFEVRELEPDYSGWVVKYHVDLDPMIATFRPCINEMLSTRDYSGWFVKCKADLDSASYSFQEVVGYYLDRYYKFVVLAITREENGGDPCLLLYFPAKVISYNLRDKTFKELIDLAETQRSLQVEWLEAYHHMATLACV
- the LOC101308288 gene encoding F-box protein At5g07610-like, with amino-acid sequence MLSLCLKSSKVCSSAEMVGDNEDLLREILLRVPAQPLVRFKCVSKYWLSFISNPIFCDAHTRRNANPKVSGFFYNETTSNPGLKFISLCNKENNPSGSKALRFVVPDSTNVKILHSCNGLLLCSINGQKIATGTYPIRKYCVINPTTSQIKQLPRAYAPKRSKWTHLIGAALAIDPSKSPH